From the uncultured Methanomethylovorans sp. genome, the window TTGGCACCTGGATATACCTGGTCAACTAATCCAAGTTGCTGAATGTTCCTGAGTCTTTGCATGTGGCGTGTGTTCAGGAGCATCTGCTCAAACTCATCAAGGATGATGGTCTTGTGGACAGGGTCATGTATAATGAGGGGTTTTTGCATTGAATAATATTAGTAGAAGAGGATATATAAATAGAAAGGCAAATGAGGCACATGCGTCTTTGGCTGGCATGATCTCTGTTATTACTTGCCAACTTGCCAACTTGCCAACCTTCATATTTTTATCCTCCTTTGTACCTTTAAAAGAGCAGATAGCATGAGAACCATAGACTGGAATGATGAATCAAATTCAATCGTAATGATCGATCAGACGTTGCTGCCTGAAGAATACAAAATCATAGAATGTAAAACACTTGCTTCTCTGTGTGAGGCTATTATGTCTCTGAGGGTACGTGGAGCTCCGGCTCTTGGGGCTGCAGGTGGATATGGTATGGCGCTTGCAGCAAGGCTTAGCAGTGCAAAGGATATGGATTCATTGATAAAGGATATGGAAGTTGCAGCAAAGACTATTAAATCCACAAGGCCTACTGCTGTTAACCTTGCATGGGGGGTTGACAGGGTATTGCGTGCTACTGACGATGCTTACGATCTCAAAAGTGTAAAAAATATTGCACTATCAGAGGCAAAAAGAATAGCAGACGAAGATGTGGCGAAGAACAGAAAGTTAGGTGAGTATGGTGCTGAATTGCTGGAAGACGGTGATGTAGTGCTTACTCACTGTAATGCTGGAAGGATGGCTTGTGTGGATTGGGGTACGGCTCTTGGGGTAATTCGTTCTGCAGTGGAAGACGGCAAACAAATAGAGGTCATAGCATGTGAGACACGGCCTCTTAATCAGGGAAGCAGGATCACTACGTGGGAACTTATGCAGGATAACATTCCTGTAACTTTGATAACTGATTCTATGGCAGGACACTTGATGAGAAAAGGTGTCATTAAAAAGGTCATAGTAGGGGCTGACAGAATAACGGGTGATGCAGTTTTCAACAAGATAGGGACCTATACTCATTCTGTACTTGCCAAAGAACATGAAATTCCCTTCTATGTAGCTGCACCTCTATCTACTTTTGATCTTGAGGGATGGGAAGATACAGTAGCTATCGAATTAAGAAATGAGGACGAATTGCGTTTCTGTAATGGAAAAGCAATAGCTCCAAAAGATGTGAGGGTCTATAATCCGGCATTCGATGCAACCCCTATGGAAAATATCACTGCTATAATTACGGAGAAAGGAGTTTATTATCCTCCATTTTTGCTGGATGAATTGTTCATTTAATTATAGAAAGACCAGAAGGTTTTAAATGGTTGAATGCAATTGACAGCATAAAGCACTAATATAAATATGGCCTATATCAGAAGGAGAAAATATGTCTAAGAAAAATTCAAGTGGTAGCGGGTTGATGTCATCAGCCGGCCTGATGCGTTATTATGAAGCAGACAAGAAGGCAGTTCATATCGACCCAAAAACTGTGTTAATATTTGGTGTATTAATAGGCTTTGCTGTCCTTATACTTAATGCCGTTTACGGCTCTTGGCCATAACATTTCCTTTACTTTCCGTTTTTCACTCAGTTCTTTTGTTATTTCGAGCGGATTTCTTTTATGGCCGTAGCTATTTTCCTTGAAAGCTGTGTTTTTGGAGCAGAATTATCTATGAGGACCCTGCCACTCTTTTCCCACCAGGACTTTGGATAGGATTTGTCTTTTTCGACTTCAGGATTCAAACCAAGCTTTAATGCCGCTTTTTCAATCTCAATGAGAGTTGGTTCGGCAATAGAGGACTTTTTTGAGATTATACGTCCTTGACTTCTTGATCTGTTACGGTCTATATAGACAGGCCATATTACCAGTTTATTCTTATCACGCATCAACATGGGCTTTAGTTAATACTTCATCTGATTTAAAATTCCCTGGTGGTCTTTCTTTAAGATCACTCTTGTTTCTCAGAACTTACATCTTTCACAAAGTCAAGTTTACCTATATCATGTAAACTATTGGTAGGTGCATAGCATATTATAGTGGTACCATCTGCAGAAACAGTGAGTATATCTATACCAAGTCCCCTCAGGACTTCAAGGTTTTCAGGTTTATTTTCCAGAGTACGGATCTTTAATTTCAGATTGCCCTCATGAGTGCTTAGAAGCGGGTCCGATGTATAAAATAGGAAAGCAACTTCTCCTCCTTGAGTTTCATCTATGTATGCTGTCTTGTTGAGGTACCATCCCAGAACAGGGTGAGCAAAATAGGTATTAGGGTAGCCAGGATCAGTATATGCCACAGGCTTTTCTTTTTCTTCCTCTTTCTGGATACAACCGCAAAGACATATGGCTGCAATCAGGAGCAATGATATCACAAGTTTGCTCATAATATCCACATTCTAAAATTCCATGTTTATATATTTAAGTCTGTGTCCCGGGCAAGTCTCAGCAAAATACATATAGTTGCTACTTAATGCATGCTATACATGGAACTAACTCAGAGGAACTTGGATATTGATCCCGATGTCAAAGCTTTCATAATGAAACATAATGGGGACTTCAGGTTGTGTACCACATGTGGTGGGCCTGTGATCGTGCCAGTCGAAATGAAAGGCTCCAAAGATTCGGATATCATCGTCCAGATTGGACCTAATAAGCTTTATATCTCAAAAGTGCAGGCCCGTTATCTAAGTCGTATCGATAAGCACATGCTTGCTTATTATGAAAGATATATGGAAAAAAGGGAATTGGATTTCGATCAGTAATAATCCTCTTCCATAGATTCATTGATACTTCTGAGTACATCAGCTACTAGCATCTGAACTTCTGTCGCATGCTCTGCTGGTATCTCGCCACCTTCTGTATCAATGACCTTCTTCATGTCTTGTACAATCTTATGTATCATTCCTATCATTTCTTCCTGGGTTATGAGGCCTGCATAGTATGCATAAAAGAAAGTAGTACCACTGCGCTGAACTTTTTTCTTGAATGAGGCTCTTGCATTTGATACTTCCTGACGTGTGTATTCCTCATCCATGAAAGGAACTAGCTGCTTAAGATTAGCGCCTATCCATGTCATTTCAGAACGATTGTGAGTATCTT encodes:
- a CDS encoding DUF5806 family protein, with the protein product MKYQKFRKMDSKKYFEVTRFLKKTTHLTAREWVIAHLCADFKDTHNRSEMTWIGANLKQLVPFMDEEYTRQEVSNARASFKKKVQRSGTTFFYAYYAGLITQEEMIGMIHKIVQDMKKVIDTEGGEIPAEHATEVQMLVADVLRSINESMEEDYY
- a CDS encoding preprotein translocase subunit Sec61beta, with the translated sequence MSKKNSSGSGLMSSAGLMRYYEADKKAVHIDPKTVLIFGVLIGFAVLILNAVYGSWP
- a CDS encoding S-methyl-5-thioribose-1-phosphate isomerase, coding for MRTIDWNDESNSIVMIDQTLLPEEYKIIECKTLASLCEAIMSLRVRGAPALGAAGGYGMALAARLSSAKDMDSLIKDMEVAAKTIKSTRPTAVNLAWGVDRVLRATDDAYDLKSVKNIALSEAKRIADEDVAKNRKLGEYGAELLEDGDVVLTHCNAGRMACVDWGTALGVIRSAVEDGKQIEVIACETRPLNQGSRITTWELMQDNIPVTLITDSMAGHLMRKGVIKKVIVGADRITGDAVFNKIGTYTHSVLAKEHEIPFYVAAPLSTFDLEGWEDTVAIELRNEDELRFCNGKAIAPKDVRVYNPAFDATPMENITAIITEKGVYYPPFLLDELFI
- a CDS encoding signal recognition particle protein Srp19 produces the protein MRDKNKLVIWPVYIDRNRSRSQGRIISKKSSIAEPTLIEIEKAALKLGLNPEVEKDKSYPKSWWEKSGRVLIDNSAPKTQLSRKIATAIKEIRSK